From one Thalassobaculum sp. OXR-137 genomic stretch:
- the argE gene encoding acetylornithine deacetylase → MNDALADIREILGDLISFPTVSAESNLNLIEHCADRLSTIGADVAITRDDTGLKANLFATIGPKVDGGIVLSGHTDVVPVEGQPWTCDPFRAEERDGLILGRGSCDMKGFLATALALAPRFAAANLSRPLHLAFTYDEETGCFGAPRLIQGIADSGLKPKICIVGEPTEMRIIEGHKGTYEYTTEFTGLEGHASNPDAGVNAVEFAARFISKLLETGEVMRHRAPADSRFDPPHTTLQCGVIHGGIARNVIPRHCALEWEMRPVNRADADLAKEILRDYVDRELLPRMHAVDLKASIVTHTIGEIEGLEPMLDSEAVALVSELTGANAAEVVAFGTEAGLYQAAGIHTVVCGPGSIAQAHKPDEFVSLDQLQQCATMIERLLPKLAA, encoded by the coding sequence ATGAACGACGCCCTGGCCGATATCCGGGAGATCCTCGGCGACCTGATCTCGTTTCCGACGGTCTCGGCCGAAAGCAACCTGAACCTGATCGAGCATTGCGCCGACCGGCTCTCCACGATCGGGGCCGACGTGGCGATCACCCGTGACGACACCGGCCTCAAGGCCAACCTGTTCGCCACCATCGGGCCGAAGGTCGACGGTGGCATCGTGCTGTCCGGCCACACCGACGTGGTCCCGGTCGAGGGTCAGCCCTGGACCTGCGACCCGTTCCGGGCGGAGGAGCGCGACGGCCTGATCCTCGGCCGGGGCTCCTGCGACATGAAGGGCTTCCTGGCCACCGCCCTGGCGCTCGCCCCACGGTTCGCCGCCGCCAACCTGTCGCGCCCGCTGCACCTCGCCTTCACCTATGACGAGGAGACCGGCTGCTTCGGCGCCCCGCGGCTGATTCAGGGGATCGCCGACAGCGGGCTGAAGCCGAAGATCTGCATCGTCGGCGAACCGACCGAGATGCGGATCATCGAAGGGCACAAGGGCACCTACGAATACACCACCGAGTTCACCGGGCTGGAGGGCCATGCGTCCAATCCGGATGCCGGCGTCAATGCGGTGGAGTTCGCCGCCCGGTTCATCTCCAAGCTGCTCGAGACCGGCGAGGTGATGCGCCACCGCGCACCGGCCGACAGCCGGTTCGATCCGCCGCACACCACCCTGCAATGCGGGGTGATCCATGGCGGCATCGCCCGCAACGTGATTCCGCGGCACTGCGCGCTGGAATGGGAGATGCGGCCGGTGAACCGGGCCGATGCCGACCTGGCCAAGGAGATCCTGCGCGACTATGTGGACCGGGAACTGCTGCCGCGCATGCATGCGGTGGACCTGAAGGCCAGCATCGTCACCCATACCATCGGCGAGATCGAGGGGCTGGAGCCGATGCTGGACAGCGAAGCGGTGGCGCTGGTGTCGGAACTGACCGGCGCCAATGCGGCGGAGGTGGTCGCCTTCGGCACCGAGGCCGGGCTGTACCAGGCGGCGGGCATTCACACCGTCGTCTGCGGGCCCGGCAGCATCGCCCAGGCCCATAAGCCCGACGAGTTCGTCAGCCTCGATCAGCTCCAGCAATGCGCCACGATGATCGAACGGCTGTTGCCGAAGCTGGCGGCTTAA
- a CDS encoding DUF1127 domain-containing protein, with translation MTQRTDNAFTIAASALAEPYAALIGVARLLTWPLRSISRSYRLRRTAAELENLDARILRDIGIEGSSIHRIARASVDHPGVDPRRSTTWR, from the coding sequence ATGACCCAGCGCACCGACAACGCCTTCACCATCGCCGCCTCGGCCCTGGCCGAGCCCTATGCCGCGCTGATCGGCGTCGCCCGCCTGCTGACCTGGCCGCTGCGGTCGATCAGCCGCTCGTACCGGCTGCGGCGCACCGCGGCCGAGCTGGAAAACCTGGACGCCCGGATCCTGCGCGATATCGGCATCGAGGGCAGCAGCATCCACCGCATTGCCCGTGCCTCGGTCGACCACCCAGGCGTCGATCCCCGGCGCTCCACCACCTGGCGTTGA
- a CDS encoding response regulator transcription factor, which translates to MSDRIHIAVVDDERDIRETVAEYLEINGYRVSKADGGTALRRLVEQSELDLVVLDITMPGEDGLSLARHLREKSGAGVIMLTARDAVVERVVGIEMGADDYVTKPFDLRELLARVKAVLRRVRRTADGAVDASQRVRFGDHLLDLGAHKLFDGAGAEVAITAMEFDLLRTFAERPNRVLSREQLLDLAHNRDSDPFDRSIDIRIARLRRKIEPDPKTPRVIKTVRGAGYLFVPAKAAG; encoded by the coding sequence TTGAGCGACCGGATCCACATCGCCGTCGTCGACGACGAGCGCGACATCCGCGAGACCGTCGCCGAATACCTGGAGATCAACGGCTACCGGGTCAGCAAGGCCGATGGCGGCACCGCCCTGCGCCGGCTGGTGGAGCAGTCGGAGCTGGATCTGGTCGTTCTCGACATCACCATGCCCGGCGAGGACGGGCTCAGCCTCGCCCGTCATCTGCGCGAGAAGTCGGGCGCCGGAGTGATCATGCTCACCGCCCGCGACGCGGTGGTGGAGCGGGTGGTCGGCATCGAGATGGGTGCGGACGACTACGTGACCAAGCCGTTCGACCTGCGCGAACTGCTGGCCCGGGTCAAGGCGGTGCTGCGCCGGGTGCGGCGGACCGCCGACGGGGCCGTCGATGCCAGCCAGCGCGTCCGGTTCGGCGACCACCTGCTGGATCTCGGCGCCCACAAGCTGTTCGACGGGGCCGGTGCGGAAGTGGCGATCACCGCGATGGAATTCGACCTGCTGCGCACCTTCGCCGAGCGCCCGAACCGGGTGCTCTCGCGCGAGCAGCTGCTGGATCTGGCCCATAACCGGGACAGCGACCCGTTCGACCGCTCGATCGACATCCGCATCGCCCGCCTGCGCCGCAAGATCGAACCGGATCCCAAGACCCCCAGGGTGATCAAGACCGTCCGCGGGGCGGGGTACCTGTTCGTGCCGGCGAAGGCCGCGGGGTAA
- a CDS encoding GIY-YIG nuclease family protein — protein sequence MLPTVYIVTNKTRGTLYIGVTSNPARRISQHRRGEGSAFASKYKLRRVVYYEHPPTMEAAIRREKQLKNWHRDWKIALIEQGNPEWLDLWPGD from the coding sequence ATGCTGCCCACGGTCTACATCGTCACCAATAAAACGCGCGGAACCTTGTATATCGGCGTGACCAGCAACCCTGCCCGCAGGATCAGCCAGCATCGACGCGGAGAAGGGTCCGCCTTCGCGTCCAAATACAAGCTGCGGCGGGTTGTCTACTACGAACATCCACCGACGATGGAGGCGGCGATCCGGCGCGAGAAGCAGCTCAAGAACTGGCATCGGGATTGGAAGATCGCCCTGATCGAACAGGGCAATCCCGAGTGGTTGGACCTCTGGCCGGGTGACTAG
- a CDS encoding Xaa-Pro peptidase family protein — MADDRPPRGFPAAEFESRLARAQALMDAQGLDALLLTTEPDIRWFTGFLTQFWLSPTRPWFLVVPATGKPVAVIPGIGSEAMGRTWIEDIRTWSSPHPGDDGLTLLADALREAAGEGGAVGLQMGPETHLRMPLRDLERLRAALPGLSWEDASGVMRRLRQVKSKAEIAKIAEACRIACDAFDRLPEIAGAGMTEVEVFRAFKIACLQAGADDVDYLVGGAGPGGYGDIISPPSERRLQAGDVLILDVGLVFDGYYCDFDRNFSVGPPSDPVKRAYEAVWLATEAGLAAARAGVTCADLFRAMNAVTAPLADPSAGGAVGRLGHGLGMVLTEFPSIADWDDTVLEPGYVMTLEPGMATAPGKMMVHEENVAITQEAPRLLTRRADREIPVLSTS, encoded by the coding sequence ATGGCCGATGACCGACCGCCGCGCGGCTTTCCCGCCGCCGAGTTCGAAAGCCGGCTCGCCCGCGCCCAGGCGCTGATGGACGCGCAGGGCCTGGACGCGCTGCTGCTGACCACCGAGCCGGATATCCGGTGGTTCACCGGGTTCCTCACCCAGTTCTGGCTGAGCCCGACCCGGCCCTGGTTCCTGGTGGTCCCGGCCACGGGCAAGCCGGTCGCGGTCATTCCGGGCATCGGCTCGGAGGCGATGGGGCGGACGTGGATTGAGGATATCCGCACGTGGTCGTCGCCGCATCCCGGCGACGACGGTTTGACGTTGCTGGCCGACGCGCTGCGCGAGGCGGCGGGCGAGGGTGGTGCGGTCGGGCTGCAGATGGGGCCGGAGACCCATCTCCGCATGCCGCTGCGCGATCTGGAGCGCCTGCGGGCGGCGTTGCCCGGCTTGTCCTGGGAGGATGCGAGCGGGGTCATGCGCCGTCTGCGTCAGGTGAAGTCGAAGGCGGAGATCGCCAAGATCGCCGAGGCCTGCCGCATCGCCTGCGATGCCTTCGACCGGCTGCCGGAGATCGCCGGGGCGGGAATGACCGAGGTGGAGGTGTTCCGCGCCTTCAAGATCGCCTGCCTCCAGGCCGGGGCGGACGATGTGGACTACCTGGTCGGCGGCGCCGGGCCTGGCGGGTATGGCGACATCATCTCGCCGCCGTCGGAGCGCCGGCTGCAGGCGGGGGACGTGCTCATCCTCGATGTGGGACTGGTGTTCGACGGCTACTATTGCGACTTCGACCGGAACTTCTCAGTGGGCCCGCCCTCCGATCCGGTGAAGCGGGCCTACGAGGCGGTGTGGCTGGCGACCGAGGCGGGGCTCGCGGCGGCACGGGCGGGGGTGACCTGCGCCGACCTGTTCCGGGCGATGAACGCGGTCACCGCCCCGTTGGCCGATCCGTCGGCTGGCGGCGCGGTCGGCCGACTCGGCCATGGGCTCGGCATGGTGCTGACAGAGTTCCCGTCCATCGCCGACTGGGACGACACGGTGCTGGAGCCGGGCTACGTAATGACCCTGGAGCCGGGGATGGCGACGGCACCGGGGAAGATGATGGTGCATGAGGAGAATGTGGCGATCACGCAGGAGGCGCCGCGGCTGCTCACCCGTCGCGCCGACCGCGAGATTCCGGTACTGAGTACGTCATGA
- a CDS encoding Asp/Glu racemase, whose product MPLAFETDDGIGTRATLGLIVLKTDETIEHEFRVFVPTDGVVLYHSRIPMAPDVTAESLARMREDIPGAAVMFPQTAPFDVIGYGCTSGATVIGPEGVAAGIHRHYPQAAVTEPLSAARAALEALGLRRIALLSPYVEPVSRALREAFQASGTQIAAFASFDEGRESVVARMTPRSLLAAIEQTVAGQQVDGVFMSCTNLRMAPVLAEAERRIGVPVLASNQVLAWHMMRLAGVEDAVPAGGRLFTVSALEKAA is encoded by the coding sequence ATGCCCCTCGCTTTCGAAACGGATGACGGGATCGGTACCCGGGCCACCCTGGGCCTGATCGTGCTGAAGACCGACGAGACCATCGAGCACGAGTTCCGGGTCTTCGTGCCGACCGACGGGGTGGTGCTCTATCACAGCCGCATCCCCATGGCGCCCGACGTCACCGCCGAGTCCCTGGCACGGATGCGCGAGGACATTCCGGGTGCCGCCGTCATGTTCCCGCAGACCGCGCCCTTCGACGTGATCGGCTACGGCTGCACGTCGGGGGCGACGGTGATCGGACCGGAGGGGGTGGCCGCGGGCATTCACCGGCACTACCCGCAAGCGGCGGTGACCGAACCGCTCTCGGCGGCGCGGGCCGCGCTCGAAGCGCTCGGCCTGCGCCGGATCGCGCTGCTGTCGCCTTATGTGGAGCCCGTCTCCCGCGCCCTGCGCGAGGCGTTCCAGGCCTCGGGCACGCAGATCGCCGCCTTCGCCAGCTTCGACGAAGGCCGCGAGAGCGTGGTCGCCCGGATGACCCCGCGCTCGCTGCTGGCGGCGATCGAGCAGACGGTCGCGGGGCAGCAGGTCGATGGGGTGTTCATGTCCTGCACCAACCTGCGCATGGCGCCGGTTCTGGCGGAGGCGGAGCGCCGGATCGGCGTACCTGTGCTCGCCAGCAACCAGGTGCTCGCCTGGCACATGATGCGGCTGGCCGGGGTCGAGGACGCGGTGCCGGCGGGCGGCCGGCTGTTCACGGTGTCGGCGTTGGAGAAGGCGGCATAA
- a CDS encoding PAS domain S-box protein yields MIADPKTDRAASPASAPVRYAEMGEAHRAALLDFAVAHSSIVFYLVDIDADRRTVYISDNVEAVTGHPAARFVDDSGFGTTLIHPEDTAAYFATLDAVPEKSGETVIEYRLRDSNGDYMWIRDRLRRIEGASSGEPRMLVGSMADITIEKEAVARVGQAEAINRVLLGNVLDAIVATDEQGLIVEFNPAAEKMFGYSRGRAIGQPIGDLIVPDAHRAGHDSGMAQFMANGRMSRPSRRMETQAKRADGSLFPVEIAIAHAEIEGKAIIISDIQDISERLAARAERQKIAQLLQDAINSMSEGFVISAPDSTVLFCNEAFSAPYGMTPDEMVGSDRTQNIKRFFRNVRRFDGRLVEGDTNQIRWIVSRLADFDGHPIEVELTNGEWRLMVNHRTTDGGSVTIRADITQRKRAEQSLRQSEALIRRILDACPVPVGMTRAIDGRIIYESPASRQMFQRDSMGGTLSARDFFVDAADRDRYLDMLRRDRRVDAFETFLRRSDGHEFCASISARLVEYQGQEVVVSSTYDLTERRKMEEEMARQREALHQSEKLSALGELLAGVSHELNNPLSVVVGQAMLLRETAKDAAIVERARKIGDAADRCARIVKTFLAMARQQPSEMRPVRLNDIVESALEMTGYMLRTHDVDVSLELNPTVPAILADGDQINQVLTNLIVNALHAMENQPMPHRLRLVTHYDRGRRQAVLKVRDNGRGVPEEMASRIFEPFFTTKDLGEGTGIGLTIVHRIVDAHGGSICLDSTPGKGTTFTLRFPTCAAEGSEDGAEDDAGDDTGLTVLVIDDEPEVAEIIRESLVFDGHTVDVVTSGRAALERLLFRQYDAILSDVRMPDLDGPALYSVICDRHPELLSRMAFVTGDTMSPAIRRFLDEAGRPYLEKPVMPAELRGLIARLAEAAS; encoded by the coding sequence ATGATCGCCGATCCGAAGACCGACCGCGCCGCCTCGCCCGCCTCCGCGCCTGTCCGGTATGCGGAGATGGGCGAGGCGCACCGCGCGGCGCTGCTCGACTTCGCCGTCGCCCATTCCTCAATCGTCTTCTATCTGGTCGACATCGATGCCGACCGCCGCACCGTCTATATCAGCGACAATGTGGAAGCGGTGACCGGCCATCCCGCCGCCCGCTTCGTCGACGACAGCGGCTTCGGCACCACGCTGATTCATCCCGAGGATACCGCGGCGTATTTCGCCACCCTGGACGCGGTGCCGGAAAAATCCGGCGAGACCGTGATCGAGTACCGCCTGCGCGACAGCAACGGCGACTACATGTGGATCCGCGACCGCCTGCGGCGGATCGAGGGCGCGTCGTCGGGCGAACCGCGCATGCTGGTCGGCAGCATGGCCGACATCACCATCGAGAAGGAAGCGGTCGCCCGGGTGGGTCAGGCCGAGGCGATCAACCGGGTCCTGCTCGGCAACGTGCTCGACGCCATCGTCGCCACCGACGAGCAGGGGCTGATCGTCGAGTTCAACCCGGCGGCAGAGAAGATGTTCGGCTATTCCCGCGGCCGCGCCATCGGCCAGCCGATCGGCGACCTGATCGTCCCCGACGCCCACCGGGCCGGCCACGATTCCGGCATGGCGCAGTTCATGGCCAACGGCCGGATGAGCCGCCCGTCGCGCCGGATGGAGACCCAGGCCAAACGGGCCGACGGCAGCCTCTTCCCGGTCGAGATCGCCATCGCCCATGCCGAGATCGAAGGCAAGGCGATCATCATCTCCGACATCCAGGACATCTCCGAACGGCTCGCCGCCCGGGCCGAGCGACAAAAGATCGCCCAGCTCCTGCAGGACGCGATCAACAGCATGAGCGAGGGCTTCGTCATCAGCGCGCCCGACAGCACCGTGCTGTTCTGCAACGAGGCCTTCTCCGCCCCTTACGGCATGACGCCGGACGAGATGGTCGGCAGTGACCGGACACAGAACATCAAGCGGTTCTTCAGAAACGTCCGCCGCTTCGACGGCCGACTGGTCGAGGGCGACACCAACCAGATCCGCTGGATCGTCTCTCGTCTTGCGGACTTTGACGGCCACCCGATCGAAGTCGAGCTGACCAACGGCGAATGGCGCCTGATGGTCAATCACCGCACCACCGATGGCGGCTCCGTCACCATCCGGGCCGACATCACCCAACGCAAACGGGCCGAGCAGTCCCTGCGCCAGAGCGAGGCGCTGATCCGCCGAATCCTCGATGCCTGCCCCGTCCCGGTCGGCATGACCCGGGCGATCGACGGCCGGATCATCTACGAGAGCCCAGCCTCCAGGCAGATGTTCCAGCGCGATTCCATGGGCGGCACCCTGTCGGCCCGCGACTTCTTCGTCGACGCCGCCGATCGGGACCGATACCTGGACATGCTGCGCCGCGACCGGCGGGTCGATGCGTTCGAGACCTTTCTGCGCCGCTCCGACGGGCATGAGTTCTGCGCCTCGATCTCGGCGCGGCTGGTCGAGTATCAGGGCCAGGAGGTCGTGGTGTCCTCCACCTACGACCTGACCGAGCGCCGCAAGATGGAAGAGGAGATGGCCCGCCAGCGCGAGGCGCTGCATCAGTCGGAAAAGCTGAGCGCCCTGGGTGAACTACTGGCCGGGGTCAGCCACGAGCTGAACAACCCGCTCTCCGTCGTGGTCGGCCAGGCCATGCTCCTGCGCGAGACCGCCAAGGACGCCGCGATCGTCGAGCGCGCCCGCAAGATCGGCGATGCCGCCGACCGCTGCGCGCGGATCGTGAAGACCTTTCTCGCCATGGCCCGCCAGCAGCCGAGCGAGATGCGGCCGGTACGGCTGAACGACATCGTGGAAAGCGCGCTGGAGATGACCGGCTACATGCTGCGCACCCACGACGTGGATGTGAGCCTGGAGCTGAACCCGACGGTGCCGGCGATCCTGGCGGATGGTGACCAGATCAACCAGGTGCTCACCAACCTGATCGTCAACGCCCTGCACGCCATGGAGAACCAGCCGATGCCGCACCGGCTGCGGCTGGTCACCCATTACGACCGCGGCCGGCGCCAAGCGGTGCTCAAGGTCAGGGACAACGGCCGCGGCGTACCCGAGGAGATGGCCTCGCGGATCTTCGAGCCGTTCTTCACCACCAAGGATCTCGGCGAGGGCACGGGCATCGGCCTGACCATCGTGCACCGGATCGTCGATGCCCATGGCGGCTCGATCTGCCTGGACAGCACGCCGGGCAAGGGCACGACCTTCACGTTGCGCTTCCCGACGTGCGCCGCCGAGGGGAGCGAGGACGGTGCCGAGGACGATGCCGGCGACGATACCGGGCTGACGGTGCTGGTGATCGACGACGAGCCGGAGGTGGCCGAAATCATCCGCGAGTCCCTGGTCTTCGACGGTCACACGGTGGATGTCGTCACCTCCGGCCGGGCGGCGCTGGAGCGGCTGCTGTTCCGCCAGTACGACGCCATCCTGAGCGACGTCCGGATGCCCGACCTGGACGGCCCGGCCCTCTACTCCGTGATCTGCGACCGCCATCCGGAGCTGCTGTCCCGCATGGCCTTCGTCACCGGCGACACCATGAGCCCGGCGATCCGCCGCTTCCTCGACGAGGCCGGCCGGCCCTATCTGGAGAAGCCGGTGATGCCGGCGGAACTGCGCGGACTGATCGCACGGCTGGCGGAGGCCGCCTCTTGA
- the glpK gene encoding glycerol kinase GlpK — MSGYVLAIDQGTTSSRAIVFDGHFSIKGVGQQEFDQHFPRSGWVEHEAKDLWRTTEATVRIALADAGLSAGDIAAIGITNQRETVVLWDRETGEAVHRAIVWQDRRTAEMCSRLKADGHEAMVTEKTGLLLDPYFSGTKLAWLLDTVEGAREKAEAGKLAFGTVDSFLIWHLTGGKRHVTDATNAARTLLYNIREGRWDDDILKLLDIPKALLPEVLDSAAEFGTTEPSLFGAAIPILGVAGDQQAATVGQACFEPGMVKSTYGTGCFALLNTGDTPVLSKNRLLTTIAYQLDGKVTYALEGSIFVAGAAIQWLRDGLGIIDRADQSAKMADEADPEQSVYLVPAFTGLGAPHWDPEARGTMFGLTRGTGPKEFARAALDSVCFQTADLIDAMHADWSDGGDVVLRVDGGMVANDWMMQRLTDILAAQVDRPMVLETTALGAAWLAGQKAGVWPDMEGFAKQWKRDRRFEPAMKDDVRQRLLAGWRDAVKRTLTT, encoded by the coding sequence ATGTCCGGCTACGTTCTCGCCATCGACCAGGGGACGACCTCGTCCCGCGCCATCGTCTTCGACGGGCATTTCAGCATCAAGGGCGTCGGCCAGCAGGAGTTCGACCAGCACTTTCCCCGATCCGGCTGGGTCGAACACGAGGCCAAGGATCTCTGGCGCACCACCGAAGCGACCGTGCGCATCGCCCTTGCCGATGCCGGGCTCTCTGCCGGCGACATCGCCGCCATCGGCATCACCAACCAGCGCGAGACTGTGGTCCTGTGGGACCGCGAGACCGGCGAGGCCGTGCACCGGGCCATCGTCTGGCAGGACCGGCGCACGGCGGAAATGTGCTCGCGCCTGAAGGCCGACGGCCACGAGGCCATGGTCACCGAGAAGACCGGCCTGCTGCTCGACCCCTATTTCTCCGGCACCAAGCTCGCCTGGTTGCTCGACACGGTGGAGGGCGCCCGCGAGAAGGCCGAGGCCGGAAAGCTGGCCTTCGGCACCGTCGACAGCTTCCTGATCTGGCACCTGACCGGCGGCAAGCGGCACGTTACCGACGCCACCAATGCCGCGCGCACCCTGCTCTACAACATCCGCGAGGGACGCTGGGACGACGATATCCTGAAGCTGCTCGACATCCCCAAGGCGCTGCTGCCTGAGGTGCTCGACAGTGCGGCTGAGTTCGGCACCACCGAGCCGTCCCTGTTCGGCGCCGCCATCCCGATCCTGGGCGTGGCCGGGGACCAGCAGGCGGCCACCGTCGGCCAGGCCTGCTTCGAGCCGGGCATGGTGAAATCCACCTACGGCACCGGCTGCTTCGCGCTGCTCAACACCGGCGACACGCCCGTCCTCTCCAAGAACCGCCTGCTGACCACCATCGCCTACCAGCTCGACGGCAAGGTCACCTACGCGCTGGAGGGCTCGATTTTCGTCGCCGGGGCGGCGATCCAGTGGCTGCGCGACGGGCTCGGCATCATCGACCGGGCCGACCAGTCGGCGAAGATGGCCGACGAGGCCGATCCGGAGCAGTCGGTCTATCTCGTGCCGGCCTTCACCGGCCTGGGCGCGCCGCACTGGGATCCGGAAGCCCGCGGCACCATGTTCGGCCTCACCCGCGGCACCGGGCCGAAGGAGTTCGCCCGCGCCGCGCTGGACAGCGTGTGCTTCCAGACCGCGGACCTGATTGACGCCATGCACGCGGACTGGTCCGATGGCGGCGACGTGGTTCTGCGGGTGGATGGCGGCATGGTGGCCAACGACTGGATGATGCAGCGGCTGACCGACATCCTCGCCGCCCAGGTCGACCGTCCCATGGTGCTGGAGACGACCGCGCTGGGTGCGGCCTGGCTGGCCGGGCAGAAGGCCGGTGTGTGGCCCGACATGGAAGGCTTCGCCAAGCAGTGGAAGCGCGACCGGCGGTTCGAACCGGCGATGAAGGATGACGTCCGTCAGCGCCTGCTGGCCGGCTGGCGCGATGCGGTGAAACGGACGCTGACCACATGA
- a CDS encoding ABC transporter substrate-binding protein: protein MRRLIAGAVLGVMGLAASQAMAADEVTLQLKWVTQAQFAGYYVAKDKGFYDEENLDVTIKPGGPDIAPPQVIAGGGADVIIDWMPSALASREKGVPLVNIAQPFKSSGMMLTCRKDTGITKPADFKGKTLGVWFYGNEYPFLSWMAQLGIPTDGSAEGVKVLKQGFNVDPLLQKQADCVSTMTYNEYWQIIDAGIPAEELVVFKYQEQGVATLEDGLYVMEDKLQDPAFVDKMVRFVRASMKGWKWAEANPDAAAEIVLDNDASGAQTEKHQKRMMGEIAKLTAGSNGALAEADYTRTVDTLLAGGSDPVISKKPEGAWTHAITDEALK from the coding sequence ATGCGCAGACTGATTGCAGGAGCCGTATTGGGAGTGATGGGTCTGGCCGCCTCCCAGGCCATGGCGGCGGACGAGGTGACGCTGCAGCTGAAATGGGTCACCCAGGCCCAGTTCGCCGGCTATTACGTGGCCAAGGACAAGGGATTCTACGACGAGGAAAATCTCGACGTCACCATCAAGCCGGGCGGCCCGGACATCGCCCCGCCGCAGGTGATCGCCGGCGGCGGTGCCGACGTGATCATCGACTGGATGCCGTCCGCGCTCGCCAGCCGCGAGAAGGGCGTGCCGCTGGTCAACATCGCCCAGCCGTTCAAGAGCTCGGGCATGATGCTGACCTGCCGCAAGGACACCGGCATCACCAAGCCGGCCGACTTCAAGGGCAAGACCCTGGGCGTGTGGTTCTACGGCAACGAGTATCCCTTCCTGTCCTGGATGGCCCAGCTCGGCATCCCGACCGACGGCTCGGCCGAGGGGGTGAAGGTGCTCAAGCAGGGTTTCAACGTCGATCCGCTGCTGCAGAAGCAGGCCGATTGCGTGTCGACCATGACCTATAACGAGTACTGGCAGATCATCGACGCCGGCATTCCCGCCGAAGAACTGGTGGTGTTCAAGTACCAGGAGCAGGGTGTCGCCACGCTCGAGGACGGCCTCTATGTGATGGAGGACAAGCTCCAGGATCCGGCTTTCGTGGACAAGATGGTCCGCTTCGTGCGCGCCTCCATGAAGGGCTGGAAATGGGCGGAAGCGAACCCGGACGCGGCGGCCGAGATCGTGCTCGACAACGACGCGAGCGGTGCCCAGACCGAGAAGCACCAGAAGCGCATGATGGGCGAGATCGCCAAGCTGACCGCCGGCTCGAACGGCGCGCTGGCCGAGGCCGACTACACCCGCACGGTCGACACCCTGCTGGCCGGCGGCTCCGACCCGGTGATCTCCAAGAAGCCGGAAGGTGCCTGGACCCACGCGATCACCGACGAGGCGCTGAAGTGA